The following proteins are encoded in a genomic region of Trueperaceae bacterium:
- a CDS encoding ribbon-helix-helix protein, CopG family, with protein sequence MSSKTRLTPFTVRLPEADAARLRAEAEELGVSVAVLLRILVRQSLRGGRSVVGPPAGTPGGGTRDLLGAAGAAALDEDEVAAVRRAGVRDDA encoded by the coding sequence ATGTCGTCCAAGACGCGCCTGACGCCGTTCACCGTCCGCCTTCCGGAGGCGGATGCGGCGCGCTTGCGCGCCGAAGCGGAGGAGCTGGGGGTGTCGGTGGCGGTGCTGCTGCGCATCCTGGTGCGGCAGAGCCTGCGCGGCGGTCGTTCGGTCGTCGGTCCACCGGCCGGCACGCCGGGCGGCGGAACGCGGGATCTGCTCGGCGCGGCCGGCGCGGCGGCGCTGGACGAGGACGAGGTGGCGGCGGTCCGCCGGGCCGGCGTGCGCGACGACGCCTGA
- a CDS encoding molybdopterin-dependent oxidoreductase, with amino-acid sequence MSERTPHVSRRGFLLGSAAAASGALLADRGFVDAQRFFTDDGLDVAGLRDAGYEVRHTICHQCGAGCGLTALVKPAPDGGAPQLLVLPNQDPEHPQRGYCGRGATAAYTWDGPQRLRTPLKNVGERGEGRFEAVSWETALDEIGDRLAALLERDGPEALAATTHDFKGDLQWLMTPLGAPNVVKQSSTCNTAGVVGRKWTMGSAYAKHSTVDPDYDNVRYVLFPGRSLNAPIGAVHRLAKAREHGAKAVFLNPAMPDVAFADGEWLACYPGTDAAFLLGVAKVLIDEDRYDDAFVRRYTDLPFLIREDGLPLTEADVRRDGADDRYAVRAADGRLAFADEDVEVELAWEGTVRGADGADLPVRTAWARLLEHLGDYDVSRVGRITGLSADDVLRVARGLAINRGVVEDTWYNTRNGNDTDAIMALMTVNALLGSIDTVGGLGFKPSAKVPGVMATHEGRLETIRGDGFTLPDTDTSVDKRRYPEANATFDAVIDAILDEDPYPITGLIALGATMFHRDPNTARLERALRKLDLIVNIDIVHQEFDDWADYVLPAEMFLEREDLGQVGWSMEGVVALQHRVTAPPEGVEARPHLWIMLELLRRIEPGLARAMGYEDRFADVDVFRRDFLAPLQDARIEALAETWDLDPAQLREELDARGFKTVVPQRYGRIPYQEPFDTPSGRLEVYALAPVLKGYRAHGFAEYFPPPAYTAPSADDELFLVNGKSPIGSSGVASVAFPTQYLVDNALWIHPDDAERLGLADGDDAEVEGLDTGWVATTEVRVTPRVRPGVGYVYSYAGGNRGSFERRDDRFAKRAKGLNPHWFATSTIDPVTGSNANNASIRIRRA; translated from the coding sequence ATGTCCGAACGCACACCGCACGTCTCGCGAAGGGGCTTCCTGCTCGGCTCCGCCGCGGCCGCCTCCGGCGCCCTGCTGGCCGACCGCGGCTTCGTCGACGCGCAGCGCTTCTTCACCGACGACGGCCTCGACGTCGCCGGCCTCCGCGACGCCGGCTACGAGGTCCGCCACACGATCTGCCACCAGTGCGGCGCCGGCTGCGGCCTCACCGCCCTGGTGAAGCCCGCCCCCGACGGCGGCGCCCCGCAGTTGCTGGTCCTCCCCAACCAGGACCCCGAGCACCCGCAGCGCGGCTACTGCGGGCGGGGCGCCACCGCCGCCTACACGTGGGACGGCCCCCAACGCCTCCGCACGCCGCTGAAGAACGTCGGCGAGCGCGGCGAAGGCCGCTTCGAGGCGGTCTCCTGGGAGACCGCCCTCGACGAGATCGGGGACCGCCTCGCGGCGCTCCTCGAGCGCGACGGGCCCGAAGCGCTCGCCGCCACCACCCACGACTTCAAGGGCGACCTGCAGTGGCTCATGACGCCGCTCGGCGCGCCCAACGTCGTCAAGCAGTCCAGCACCTGCAACACCGCCGGCGTCGTCGGGCGCAAATGGACGATGGGGAGCGCCTACGCCAAGCACTCCACCGTCGACCCCGACTACGACAACGTCCGCTACGTGCTGTTCCCCGGCCGCAGCCTCAACGCCCCGATCGGCGCGGTGCACCGCCTCGCGAAGGCCCGCGAGCACGGCGCGAAGGCGGTCTTCCTCAACCCCGCCATGCCCGACGTCGCCTTCGCCGACGGCGAATGGCTCGCCTGCTACCCCGGCACCGACGCCGCCTTCCTGCTCGGGGTCGCGAAGGTCCTGATCGACGAGGACCGCTACGACGACGCCTTCGTGCGTCGCTACACCGACCTGCCCTTCCTCATCCGCGAGGACGGCCTCCCGCTCACCGAAGCGGACGTCCGCCGGGACGGCGCCGACGACCGCTACGCGGTCCGCGCCGCCGACGGCCGCCTCGCCTTCGCGGACGAGGACGTCGAGGTCGAGCTCGCCTGGGAGGGCACCGTGCGCGGCGCCGACGGCGCCGACCTCCCGGTCCGCACCGCCTGGGCGCGCCTCCTCGAACACCTCGGCGACTACGACGTCTCCCGCGTCGGGCGCATCACCGGCCTCTCGGCCGACGACGTCCTCCGCGTCGCCCGCGGGCTCGCCATCAACCGCGGCGTCGTCGAGGACACCTGGTACAACACCCGCAACGGCAACGACACCGACGCCATCATGGCGCTGATGACCGTCAACGCCCTGCTGGGCAGCATCGACACCGTCGGCGGGCTCGGCTTCAAACCCAGCGCCAAGGTGCCCGGCGTGATGGCCACGCACGAAGGGCGCCTCGAGACGATCCGCGGCGACGGCTTCACCCTCCCCGACACCGACACCAGCGTCGACAAACGCCGTTACCCCGAAGCGAACGCCACCTTCGACGCCGTGATCGACGCGATCCTCGACGAGGACCCCTACCCGATCACCGGCCTCATCGCGCTCGGCGCGACGATGTTCCACCGCGATCCGAACACCGCCCGCCTCGAACGGGCGCTGCGCAAGCTGGACCTGATCGTGAACATCGACATCGTCCACCAGGAGTTCGACGACTGGGCGGACTACGTCCTCCCCGCCGAGATGTTCCTCGAGCGCGAGGACCTCGGCCAGGTCGGTTGGTCGATGGAGGGCGTCGTCGCCCTCCAGCACCGCGTCACCGCACCCCCCGAGGGCGTCGAGGCCCGCCCGCACCTGTGGATCATGCTCGAGCTGCTGCGCCGCATCGAGCCCGGCCTGGCGCGCGCGATGGGCTACGAGGACCGCTTCGCCGACGTCGACGTCTTCCGCCGCGACTTCCTCGCCCCCCTCCAGGACGCCCGCATCGAGGCGCTGGCCGAGACGTGGGACCTCGACCCCGCGCAACTCCGCGAGGAGCTCGACGCCCGCGGCTTCAAGACCGTCGTCCCGCAACGCTACGGCCGCATCCCCTACCAGGAGCCGTTCGACACCCCCAGCGGCCGCCTCGAGGTGTACGCCCTCGCGCCGGTCCTGAAGGGCTACCGCGCGCACGGCTTCGCCGAGTACTTCCCGCCCCCCGCCTACACCGCGCCGTCGGCCGACGACGAACTGTTCCTCGTCAACGGCAAGAGCCCCATCGGCTCGTCCGGCGTCGCCAGCGTCGCCTTCCCCACGCAGTACCTCGTGGACAACGCCCTCTGGATCCACCCCGACGACGCCGAACGCCTCGGCCTCGCCGACGGCGACGACGCCGAGGTCGAGGGGCTCGACACCGGCTGGGTCGCCACGACCGAGGTCCGCGTCACGCCCCGCGTCCGCCCGGGCGTCGGGTACGTCTACAGCTACGCCGGCGGGAACCGCGGGTCGTTCGAACGGCGCGACGACCGCTTCGCGAAGCGCGCGAAGGGCCTCAACCCCCACTGGTTCGCGACGTCCACCATCGACCCCGTCACCGGCTCGAACGCCAACAACGCCTCGATCCGGATTCGGCGCGCCTGA
- a CDS encoding 4Fe-4S dicluster domain-containing protein, whose translation MARVNEMKGSEPTRRLAHVWDESLCIACGACVMACTMTNQPEMMHRKEKGWDSVASNIRRIDGVNATGKPSVLLVQCQHCQDAPCVANCPFGAVYRDDDGLVRLDAEQCAGCSYCVTSCPYNVRWFHPDSKLPMKCMGEGCLDLVAQGEDPACVQACPAMARDFGDLNDPASSVSVTLRLKRSRRLLEEAGTDPTYFVVEGGL comes from the coding sequence ATGGCTCGTGTCAACGAAATGAAGGGAAGCGAACCCACCCGGCGCCTCGCGCACGTCTGGGACGAGAGCCTGTGCATCGCCTGCGGCGCCTGCGTGATGGCCTGCACCATGACGAACCAGCCCGAGATGATGCACCGCAAGGAGAAGGGTTGGGATTCGGTCGCCTCGAACATCCGCCGCATCGACGGCGTGAACGCCACCGGCAAACCGTCGGTCCTTCTCGTGCAGTGCCAACACTGCCAGGACGCCCCCTGCGTTGCCAACTGCCCGTTCGGGGCGGTCTACCGCGACGACGACGGCCTCGTCCGGCTCGACGCCGAGCAGTGCGCCGGCTGCAGCTACTGCGTCACCAGCTGTCCCTACAACGTCCGCTGGTTCCACCCCGACAGCAAACTGCCGATGAAGTGCATGGGGGAGGGCTGCCTGGACCTCGTCGCGCAGGGCGAGGACCCCGCCTGCGTGCAGGCCTGCCCGGCGATGGCGCGCGACTTCGGGGACCTCAACGACCCCGCCAGCAGCGTCTCCGTCACGCTCCGTTTGAAACGCAGCCGCCGCCTCCTCGAGGAGGCCGGCACCGACCCGACGTACTTCGTCGTGGAGGGAGGGCTCTGA
- a CDS encoding metalloregulator ArsR/SmtB family transcription factor yields MEEVHVFKVLADATRWRILGYLEDPVQVCDRHDAGICSCDIEMTLGLAQGTVSHHMQQLVDAGLVRAERRGRYVYYELDRDRFQELGARLGALGGREAGA; encoded by the coding sequence GTGGAGGAGGTCCACGTCTTCAAGGTCCTGGCCGACGCCACCCGCTGGCGGATCCTCGGCTACCTCGAGGATCCCGTCCAGGTCTGCGACCGCCACGACGCGGGGATCTGCAGCTGCGACATCGAGATGACCCTCGGGCTCGCGCAGGGCACCGTCAGCCACCACATGCAGCAGCTCGTCGACGCCGGCCTCGTGCGCGCCGAACGCCGCGGGCGCTACGTCTACTACGAACTCGACCGCGACCGGTTCCAGGAGCTCGGTGCGCGGCTCGGCGCGCTCGGCGGCCGCGAGGCCGGCGCCTGA
- the nrfD gene encoding NrfD/PsrC family molybdoenzyme membrane anchor subunit, whose product MTPADLTFQLDVAHWGWSIAAFLFFVGMAGMGSVAYAFVRRTAVIATIFVSLVVGLLLVVSHLGRWWNLPRTLFLMVRDLELNFGSWMLIGITVLSIHLVLALIALVAHLPFLTKRLPWLAWTERVDASRAFLGAFAFVGFFATVYSGFLITQAVGIPLWNNALIPVLWVISGSIAAIAMLELLYVVGAVDAKVSSFGVRLGMVLDGMKLLAVLGFLHVATSYGSAGARYGATLMTSGDLAWMTWVGVVGVGILVPLAIGAYTLLREKNKALLTVSALSALVGVFFLRATVLLAGTFEPLVL is encoded by the coding sequence ATGACCCCCGCCGACCTCACCTTCCAACTGGACGTCGCCCACTGGGGCTGGTCGATCGCCGCGTTCCTGTTCTTCGTCGGCATGGCCGGCATGGGCTCCGTCGCCTACGCCTTCGTGCGCCGCACCGCCGTCATCGCCACGATCTTCGTCTCCCTCGTCGTCGGGCTGCTGCTCGTCGTCAGCCACCTGGGGCGCTGGTGGAACCTCCCGCGGACGCTGTTCCTGATGGTCCGCGACCTCGAGCTGAACTTCGGGTCGTGGATGCTGATCGGCATCACCGTCCTCTCCATCCACCTGGTCCTCGCGCTGATCGCCCTCGTCGCGCACCTCCCGTTCCTCACGAAACGCCTGCCCTGGCTGGCGTGGACCGAGCGGGTCGACGCCTCGAGGGCGTTCCTCGGGGCGTTCGCCTTCGTTGGCTTCTTCGCCACCGTCTACAGCGGCTTCCTGATCACGCAAGCGGTCGGCATCCCGCTGTGGAACAACGCCCTCATTCCGGTGTTGTGGGTGATCAGCGGCTCGATCGCCGCCATCGCCATGCTCGAGCTGCTGTACGTCGTCGGCGCCGTCGACGCGAAGGTCTCGTCGTTCGGGGTGCGCCTCGGGATGGTCCTCGACGGCATGAAACTCCTCGCCGTGCTCGGGTTCCTCCACGTCGCGACGTCCTACGGCAGCGCCGGCGCGCGCTACGGCGCGACGCTGATGACGAGCGGCGACCTGGCCTGGATGACGTGGGTCGGCGTCGTCGGCGTCGGCATCCTCGTGCCCCTCGCCATCGGGGCGTACACCCTGCTGCGCGAGAAGAACAAGGCGCTGTTGACCGTCTCCGCCCTCTCCGCCCTGGTCGGCGTGTTCTTCCTGCGCGCGACCGTGCTGCTCGCCGGCACCTTCGAACCGTTGGTGCTGTGA